One Dioscorea cayenensis subsp. rotundata cultivar TDr96_F1 chromosome 15, TDr96_F1_v2_PseudoChromosome.rev07_lg8_w22 25.fasta, whole genome shotgun sequence genomic region harbors:
- the LOC120277581 gene encoding probable prolyl 4-hydroxylase 7 codes for MVSSPIIIFSLFISFFPNLNAYKSDVLFIGPSHVTQLSSNPRIFLYKKFLTKDESDHIISLAKGKLKRSTVLNGKSGVISSTRTSSSVFLSKNQDEIITKIEHRIAAWTFLPIENGEPMQVLRYENGQKYDPHYDAFRNEDNIKLWGNRIATVLLYLSNVGKGGETIFPHSQAKHSQKKDNESWSECAMDGYSVKAVKGDALLFFNLHLNKSIDMKSFHGSCPVIHGNKWTATKWINTISFDNILQKKNA; via the exons atggtGTCCTCCcccatcatcatcttctcccttttcatttcattttttccaaatttaaatgCATATAAAAGTGATGTTTTATTCATCGGTCCTTCTCATGTTACTCAACTCTCTTCAAATCCtcg gatttttttatacaaaaagtTCCTCACCAAAGATGAAAGCGATCATATTATTTCATTAGCAAAAGGAAAGCTAAAAAGATCCACTGTTCTAAATGGAAAGTCCGGTGTAATAAGTTCTACCAGAACTAGTTCCAGTGTTTTTCTTAGTAAAAATcag GATGAGATCATAACAAAGATTGAACACAGGATTGCTGCTTGGACATTCCTACCCATTG aAAATGGGGAGCCCATGCAAGTACTAAGGTATGAAAATGGACAAAAATATGATCCACACTATGATGCATTTAGGAATGAAGACAACATAAAGTTATGGGGCAATAGAATCGCCACAGTGCTCTTGTATCTTTCCAATGTTGGCAAAGGTGGTGAAACCATATTTCCACATTCACAG GCaaaacattctcaaaagaagGATAATGAGAGCTGGTCTGAATGTGCAATGGATGGCTactcag TGAAGGCAGTGAAAGGTGATGCATTGCTATTCTTCAATCTACAtttaaataaaagcatagaTATGAAGAGTTTTCATGGGAGTTGCCCTGTGATTCATGGAAACAAGTGGACTGCTACCAAATGGATAAATACTATTTCTTTTGACAATATATTGCAGAAGAAAAATGCTTGA
- the LOC120277332 gene encoding probable prolyl 4-hydroxylase 6, with protein sequence MNSLFSFFLLLFLFQGLVADKHISTKFLNPSRVTQLSWHPRIFIYKGFLSDEECEHLIELGKDKLKPSMVTHSDSGKITFTKQRTSSSTFLHKHQDEIVTRIEERIATWTFLPEENGEVLQILHYGHGEKYDPHLDFFIDKVDPKPSGHRVATVLMYLSDVKKGGETVFPYLKEKHAQKQADVSWSDCAKTGYAVKPVKGDALLFFSLHPNTSTDLMTLHGSCPVIDGEKWSATKWIHLRTFEVPERSTTSGKCDDENDLCSFWAAAGECTKNHKYMIGSKKSPGFCRSSCNACIS encoded by the exons ATGAATTCCTTATtttccttcttccttcttctcttcttattTCAAGGACTTGTTGCAGACAAACACATCTCAACCAAGTTCCTCAATCCATCAAGAGTCACCCAACTTTCATGGCACCCCAG gattttcatatACAAAGGGTTCTTGTCTGATGAGGAATGTGAGCACCTTATAGAACTAGGGAAGGACAAGCTTAAACCATCAATGGTGACTCATAGTGACTCTGGAAAGATTACCTTTACAAAGCAAAGGACCAGCTCTAGCACTTTCCTTCACAAGCACCAG GATGAAATAGTCACAAGGATTGAGGAGAGGATTGCTACATGGACATTCCTCCCTGAAG AGAATGGTGAGGTTCTACAAATACTGCACTATGGGCATGGAGAGAAGTATGACCCACATTTGGATTTCTTTATAGACAAAGTTGATCCTAAACCCTCTGGTCATAGAGTTGCTACAGTTCTGATGTATTTGTCGGATGTCAAGAAGGGCGGGGAGACCGTCTTCCCGTATTTGAAG GAAAAGCATGCTCAGAAACAAGCCGACGTGAGCTGGTCAGACTGTGCAAAAACCGGCTATGCAG TAAAGCCGGTGAAAGGTGATGCATTGTTGTTCTTCAGTTTGCATCCTAACACCTCGACAGACTTAATGACTTTGCATGGGAGCTGCCCAGTAATAGATGGTGAAAAGTGGTCTGCAACCAAATGGATACATTTGAGGACCTTTGAGGTGCCGGAAAGGAGTACTACAAGCGGGAAGTGTGACGATGAGAATGATCTTTGTTCATTTTGGGCAGCTGCTGGAGAATGTACTAAGAATCACAAATATATGATAGGCTCGAAAAAGTCTCCAGGATTTTGTAGATCAAGTTGCAATGCATGTATCTCCTAA